CAGCCCGAGTTCGAGAAACGCCGCGGATGAGGACAGCCGGCCCCAAAAGGGTCAGGGCGCGAACCAACATGCTTTTGGCAATAACGCTGGCGCATCCTCCCAATAATCACAGGGGCGACCGCCGGTCGCCCCTACGCCGTTTTCCCGAAAGGCGGTCTGAAAAACGCCCCTGCGTTCCCCCGGAAGGCAGCCTGTCGACCAGTCACGGTAAATAACCCCAAAAAAATCTCACAATCACCCTGATTCGGCAACTGCCTCTTGTAATCCCGTGCCTAATGGCTTAAATTCTTCCTGTTATTCAACAAAAAACTTAACACTTAAAACTTAATCACTTAACACTTAAAACTTAATCACTTAACACTTAACACTTAAAACTTAATCACTTTTAATTCTATGCCCACCTCATACGAAAAATTAACGCAACAACTCGCTTCCGATCCCCGTACCTGGCTGGTCACCGGCGTGGCCGGTTTCATCGGCTCCAATCTGCTGGAAACGCTGCTTCAGCTTGACCAGAAAGTGGTCGGGCTGGACAATTTTTTTACCGGCCACCGTCATAATCTCGACGAGGTGCGTCATTCGGTGGCCGACAGCCAGTGGGAGCGTTTCCGGTTTATCGAAGGCGATATCCGGGACCCGGAAACCTGCCGCATGGTCTGCCAGGGCGTGGACTATGTCCTGCACCAGGCGGCCCTGGGATCGGTCCCCCGGTCCATCGAGGATCCGATCCTGACCAACGCCTGCAACATCAGCGGTTTTGTGAACATGCTGGTGGCGGCCCGGGACGCGAAGGCCAAGCGGTTTGTCTATGCCGCTTCCAGTTCCACCTACGGTGACCAGCCGGATCTGCCCAAAAAAGAGGATATCATCGGCAAGCCCCTGTCGCCCTATGCGGTGACCAAGCTGGTCAATGAACTGTACGCGGACGTGTTCGCCTCGGCTTACGGCACCGAGGCCGTGGGACTGCGTTACTTTAATGTGTTCGGCCCCCGCCAGGACCCGGACGGTGCCTATGCCGCGGTCATCCCCCTGTGGATCGGCGCCCTGTTAAGGGGCCGGCCGGTCTACATCAACGGCGACGGCGAGACCAGCCGCGACTTCTGCTATATTGCCAACGCGGTCCAGGCCAACCTGCTGGCGGCCCTGACCGAAAATCCGGAGGCCGTCAACCGGGTTTATAATGTCGCCGTGGGCGAACGCATCAGCCTGAACACCCTTTTTTCACACCTGCGCGACAACCTGGGCCAGCGATTTCCAGAGATCCTGAAAGTCGACCCGATCTACCG
The DNA window shown above is from Thermodesulfobacteriota bacterium and carries:
- a CDS encoding NAD-dependent epimerase/dehydratase family protein; translated protein: MPTSYEKLTQQLASDPRTWLVTGVAGFIGSNLLETLLQLDQKVVGLDNFFTGHRHNLDEVRHSVADSQWERFRFIEGDIRDPETCRMVCQGVDYVLHQAALGSVPRSIEDPILTNACNISGFVNMLVAARDAKAKRFVYAASSSTYGDQPDLPKKEDIIGKPLSPYAVTKLVNELYADVFASAYGTEAVGLRYFNVFGPRQDPDGAYAAVIPLWIGALLRGRPVYINGDGETSRDFCYIANAVQANLLAALTENPEAVNRVYNVAVGERISLNTLFSHLRDNLGQRFPEILKVDPIYRDFRTGDVRHSQADITRAKTLLGYVPTHDVGQGLVEAMDWYVRFFCKEEGRR